In Sphaeramia orbicularis chromosome 7, fSphaOr1.1, whole genome shotgun sequence, one genomic interval encodes:
- the LOC115422246 gene encoding uncharacterized protein LOC115422246, whose protein sequence is MGLMDGEDGQGPFYGHMPVSPDLYSPSTHMMIPPDVYPSNGYLSRGSGDQQHPANSYLPSVSYSLDHLDRLDYQGPEMSSYQPNSESCLIGCYNTEEVEPKRFHRQPDYRPSWRSDRPLGYLPLSELDSGLGCCPDSPHHRVALSEAETDAMSSLPGHTPSSQGSSSSSESLISSEPSDSGFHSISTGEHRRLHKIHTGHTHRQTHHLRSVHSPREQRGRWDLESIPETTPVTHTGPAQSSRCTVGNSTTTTVHFHRAERSPTLPRHRSPPSPSIGCRTEPCQRRALWLEQQQGGGGTIDAPGRSRTITDLSESQRRRRASHPNTTDPNLLKTRLQNSQTATASSTLGPRSRASYPSNTHPTAHLSLDSRDRSGSSGHQRSASRSRDDDSPLSKSPGSASSGASDWRGFQTLGNHTNNPKDSLVPFYSTLGAPQRSPRSPPSPHSRPSNQKSVRNQLLRARAYRLARERSEVTTDEEARGDGGGGGDEDREDGRLAGRYWSRTERRRHLALSRQHRERRGEEPTGGGGQGSQTQTVLELSHMKQNRLRNSKLLDDWTTVEELLTHGTRVEADTQLCPSPLLSVTTV, encoded by the exons ATGGGACTGATGGACGGAGAGGATGGACAAGG GCCCTTCTATGGTCACATGCCCGTGTCACCTGACCTCTACTCTCCCAGCACTCACATGATGATACCACCTGATGTCTACCCGTCCAACGGTTACCTGAGCCGGGGGTCAGGTGACCAGCAACACCCAGCCAACAGCTACCTGCCCAGCGTCTCCTACAGTCTGGACCACCTGGACCGCCTGGACTACCAG GGTCCGGAGATGTCATCATACCAGCCCAACTCAGAGAGCTGTCTGATTGGCTGTTACAACACAGAGGAGGTGGAGCCTAAGAGATTCCACAGACAG CCCGACTACCGTCCATCCTGGAGGTCCGACCGTCCTCTTGGATACCTCCCCCTCAGTGAACTCGACAGCGGGTTGGGTTGTTGCCCCGACAGCCCTCACCACCGTGTGGCGCTCTCCGAGGCCGAAACGGACGCCATGTCATCTCTGCCGGGCCACACCCCCTCCTCAcagggctcctcctcctcctctgagtcTTTGATCTCGTCGGAACCCAGCGACTCGGGTTTCCACAGCATCAGCACCGGAGAACATCGACGCCTACACAAGATCCACACAGGCCACACCCACCGGCAGACTCATCACCTCCGCTCGGTACATTCGCCTCGGGAGCAGAGAGGACGCTGGGATTTGGAGTCCATCCCTGAGACAACTCCAGTAACCCACACTGGACCAGCGCAGTCGTCCCGGTGCACCGTGGGCAACAGCACCACCACAACGGTTCACTTTCACAGAGCTGAGAGGAGTCCGACCTTACCCCGACACCGCTCACCGCCGTCGCCTTCCATTG GTTGTCGTACAGAGCCCTGCCAGCGGAGGGCGCTGTGGTTGGAGCAGCAGCAGGGAGGAGGCGGGACGATTGACGCTCCAGGGCGGAGTCGAACCATAACAGACCTGAGCGAAAGCCAACGCCGCCGCCGGGCCAGTCACCCCAACACGACGGACCCCAACCTCCTCAAAACCAGACTCCAGAACAGCCAGACGGCGACGGCAAGCAGCACACTGGGCCCGAGGAGCCGAGCCAGTTACCCCAGCAACACCCACCCCACCGCACACTTGAGCCTCGACAGCAGAG ATCGGTCAGGTTCGTCTGGCCACCAGAGGAGCGCCTCTCGGAGCCGGGATGATGACTCCCCCTTGTCCAAGAGCCCTGGGTCGGCCTCCAGCGGGGCGTCAGATTGGCGTGGATTTCAGACTCTGGGAAATCACACCAACAACCCTAAAGACTCCTTGGTCCCATTCTACAGCACACTGGGAGCCCCCCAGCGGAGCCCTCGCTCTCCGCCCTCCCCCCACTCCAGACCGTCCAATCAGAAGTCTGTCCGGAACCAGCTGCTCCGAGCGCGGGCCTACCGATTGGCCCGGGAGCGCAGCGAAGTCACGACGGACGAGGAGGCTCGAGGAgacggaggtggaggaggagacgAGGACAGGGAGGACGGGCGGTTGGCAGGGCGATACTGGAGCCGAACGGAGCGACGACGACATCTGGCATTGTCACGCCAACACCGGGAGCGCAGAGGGGAGGAGCCAACGGGAGGTGGAGGTCAGGGGTCGCAGACCCAGACGGTTCTGGAGCTCAGTCACATGAAGCAGAACCGGCTGAGAAACAGCAAACTGTTGGACGACTGGACCACGGTGGAGGAGCTGCTGACCCATGGGACCCGGGTGGAGGCGGACACTCAGCTGTGTCCCAGTCCACTATTATCGGTCACCACCGTCTGA
- the LOC115422264 gene encoding uncharacterized protein LOC115422264 isoform X1, producing MDQCEDRGEGAPPPKTTDRTPPGPGPDRPPKAQRPGPGPGPGPSCVSMKSTDSKGWPIDFQQDGSSESSIHQRPQSSGPDPGPSGVSFRSDQSIFLPPVFSTETVEQQSSEVPTGLQDQTQLDSIFKLLEENICTFVKNELKKFHQVLSTDYPECLESLSDEDEEQRRSSEAFLKITLNFLRRLKQEELAERLHRSKTILDRLGMSPYKEFSSRY from the exons atggatcagtgtgaggacagagGTGAGGGAGCCCCTCCCCCAAAGACCACTGACAGGACCCCCCCAGGACCTGGACCGGACAGACCCCCTaaagctcagag acctggaccaggaccaggacctggacccagctgtgtgtccatgaaaagTACTGATTCTAAGGGCTGGCCAATTGACTTCCAACAGGATGGTTCATCAGAGTCATC GATCCATCAGAGACCACAGTCCtctggacctgatcctggacccAGTGGTGTGTCCTTCAGGAGTGACCAGTCCATATTTTTACCACCAGTCTTTTCCACAGAGac agtggagcagcagagctcagaggttcccactggtctacaggatcagactcagctggactccatatttaag ctgctggaggagaacatctgcacttttgtcaagaatgaactgaagaagttccaccaGGTTCTGAGTACGGACTACCCagaatgcttagagagtctgagtgatgaggatgaagagcagaggaggagctcagaggcttttctgaagatcacgctgaacttcctgaggaggctgaagcaggaggagctggctgagcgtctgcaccgcagtaagaccattctgGACAGATTAGGGATGTCACCATACAAAGAATTCAGTAGTCGATactga
- the LOC115422264 gene encoding uncharacterized protein LOC115422264 isoform X2: MDQCEDRGEGAPPPKTTDRTPPGPGPDRPPKAQRIHQRPQSSGPDPGPSGVSFRSDQSIFLPPVFSTETVEQQSSEVPTGLQDQTQLDSIFKLLEENICTFVKNELKKFHQVLSTDYPECLESLSDEDEEQRRSSEAFLKITLNFLRRLKQEELAERLHRSKTILDRLGMSPYKEFSSRY, encoded by the exons atggatcagtgtgaggacagagGTGAGGGAGCCCCTCCCCCAAAGACCACTGACAGGACCCCCCCAGGACCTGGACCGGACAGACCCCCTaaagctcagag GATCCATCAGAGACCACAGTCCtctggacctgatcctggacccAGTGGTGTGTCCTTCAGGAGTGACCAGTCCATATTTTTACCACCAGTCTTTTCCACAGAGac agtggagcagcagagctcagaggttcccactggtctacaggatcagactcagctggactccatatttaag ctgctggaggagaacatctgcacttttgtcaagaatgaactgaagaagttccaccaGGTTCTGAGTACGGACTACCCagaatgcttagagagtctgagtgatgaggatgaagagcagaggaggagctcagaggcttttctgaagatcacgctgaacttcctgaggaggctgaagcaggaggagctggctgagcgtctgcaccgcagtaagaccattctgGACAGATTAGGGATGTCACCATACAAAGAATTCAGTAGTCGATactga